In methanogenic archaeon ISO4-H5, the following are encoded in one genomic region:
- a CDS encoding ribosomal protein L3P Rpl3p, which translates to MPQRRRPKKGSRAFGPRKRAKSQTPRLDSWPEIQGTPKIQGFAGYKAGMTHAFVVDKRAKSTTSGMEVQTPVTVVEVPPMKIAAVRFYESDILGLRTAGEVWAADVDPLLDRRVNVPKRAAPDFSRFDNIDVDDVRVLAYTQPKLVSGVPKKVPDLMELRIGGGSISERIEYAKTILGTEVTVTDFAPEGAIIDVIAITKGKGFQGATKRWGIKLLSHRNSKHRRGIGNLGPKRPGYVRSTVPLPGQMGYHQRTELNKKIIKVGTDGKEVSPKGGFMNYGEVRNTYVLIKGSVPGPTKRLIRFRDAARLPKKADTGAAEVTYVSTESKQGA; encoded by the coding sequence ATGCCGCAAAGAAGACGCCCAAAGAAGGGATCCAGGGCATTCGGCCCTAGGAAGAGAGCAAAATCGCAGACGCCCAGGTTAGACTCCTGGCCCGAGATCCAGGGAACCCCTAAGATTCAGGGATTCGCCGGATACAAGGCAGGAATGACCCACGCGTTTGTCGTAGACAAGAGAGCAAAGAGCACCACCTCCGGTATGGAAGTCCAGACTCCCGTCACCGTTGTCGAGGTGCCTCCCATGAAGATCGCAGCAGTCAGGTTCTACGAGTCCGACATCCTCGGCCTCAGGACCGCCGGCGAAGTCTGGGCCGCTGACGTCGACCCCCTGCTTGACAGGAGGGTAAACGTCCCCAAGAGGGCAGCACCCGACTTCTCCAGGTTCGACAACATCGACGTCGACGACGTCCGTGTTCTCGCATACACTCAGCCCAAGCTCGTGAGCGGAGTCCCCAAGAAGGTCCCCGACCTCATGGAGCTCAGGATCGGCGGAGGTTCTATCAGCGAGAGGATCGAGTACGCCAAGACCATTCTCGGAACCGAGGTCACCGTTACCGACTTCGCCCCCGAGGGAGCAATCATCGATGTTATCGCCATCACCAAAGGAAAAGGATTCCAGGGAGCCACCAAGAGGTGGGGTATCAAGCTGCTTTCCCACAGGAACAGCAAGCACCGCCGCGGAATCGGTAACCTTGGTCCCAAGAGGCCTGGATACGTAAGGTCCACCGTGCCTCTCCCCGGACAGATGGGATACCACCAGAGGACCGAGCTCAACAAGAAGATCATCAAGGTCGGAACCGACGGAAAGGAAGTCAGCCCCAAGGGCGGCTTCATGAACTACGGAGAGGTCAGGAACACCTACGTCCTCATCAAAGGATCTGTTCCCGGACCCACCAAGAGGCTCATCAGGTTCAGGGACGCAGCAAGGCTGCCCAAGAAGGCAGACACCGGCGCCGCTGAGGTCACCTACGTCTCGACCGAATCCAAGCAGGGAGCATGA
- a CDS encoding ribosomal protein L4P Rpl4p: MTTTNVYSVKGEVSGTIEVPAAFNTEYRPDIIKKAILAAAANKRQAYGPNPLSGMRHSVSTWGKGRGVARVQRLHDGRRATQSPNNVTGRRAHPPKVEKIWEQKVNKKELRIARLSALAATACADCVKARGHKFDDKVTFPVVVDDALNDVKTAAEVMALFDAIGIGYDVERAKEGTKIRAGKGKMRNRKYRTPVSVLIVVSDKDRTAAVFKGANNLPGVEVEEISTLNTSLLAPGGDAGRLTVYTKSAIAKIGEWTE; the protein is encoded by the coding sequence ATGACCACAACCAACGTTTATTCCGTTAAGGGAGAGGTCTCTGGCACCATCGAGGTCCCCGCAGCATTCAACACCGAGTACAGGCCCGACATCATCAAGAAGGCCATCCTCGCCGCAGCCGCCAACAAGAGGCAGGCATACGGACCCAACCCCCTCTCCGGTATGAGGCACTCTGTCAGCACCTGGGGTAAGGGACGCGGTGTCGCACGTGTACAGCGTCTCCACGATGGAAGGAGAGCAACCCAGTCCCCTAACAACGTCACCGGAAGGAGGGCACACCCCCCGAAGGTCGAGAAAATCTGGGAACAGAAAGTCAACAAGAAGGAACTGAGGATCGCCCGCCTCTCCGCACTCGCTGCAACCGCATGCGCAGACTGCGTCAAGGCCCGCGGACACAAGTTCGACGACAAGGTCACCTTCCCTGTCGTTGTCGACGACGCCCTCAACGACGTCAAGACCGCAGCAGAGGTCATGGCCCTCTTCGACGCAATCGGAATCGGATACGATGTCGAGCGCGCAAAGGAAGGAACCAAGATCCGCGCAGGAAAGGGAAAGATGAGGAACAGGAAGTACAGGACCCCTGTATCTGTTCTTATTGTAGTATCTGATAAAGACAGGACCGCAGCCGTATTCAAGGGCGCCAACAACCTCCCCGGTGTCGAAGTCGAGGAGATCAGCACCCTGAACACCAGCCTGCTCGCTCCCGGAGGAGACGCAGGAAGGCTCACTGTCTACACCAAATCTGCTATCGCAAAGATCGGAGAGTGGACCGAATGA
- a CDS encoding ribosomal protein L23P Rpl23p → MKQSDILVRPYVTEKALNLMGGTAAQGYEDGNKIEFIVNRDADKADIKAAFEERFEVKVERVWTRIQKDGKHAIIKLAEGYSAEDVGMRVGVF, encoded by the coding sequence ATGAAGCAGAGCGACATTCTCGTAAGGCCGTACGTCACTGAGAAAGCCCTCAACCTCATGGGCGGAACCGCTGCCCAGGGCTACGAGGACGGTAACAAGATCGAGTTCATCGTCAACAGGGACGCAGACAAGGCAGACATCAAGGCCGCCTTCGAAGAGCGCTTCGAAGTCAAGGTCGAGCGTGTCTGGACCAGAATCCAGAAAGACGGCAAGCACGCCATCATCAAACTCGCAGAGGGATACTCTGCAGAGGACGTGGGCATGAGGGTCGGAGTATTCTGA
- a CDS encoding ribosomal protein L2P Rpl2p, with the protein MGKRLIPQRRARGGSHYRSPSHRHVDDIRIPHYEAEGTIKDLIQAPGRTSPLAVIDFEGKKSYQLAVEGTRVGQKISLGGDVVQAGNILALANIPEGTLVHNVEGQPGDGGKFVKTAGTSALVVSRGKVVVLTMPSGELKEFNPNCRAVIGVVAGGGRIDKPLGKAGKNYLTLRSRSVANKKTKGVAMNAVDHPNGGGSHPHVGGPNCHGRNAPPGQKAGFIAPKKKVKRK; encoded by the coding sequence ATGGGAAAAAGATTGATACCGCAGAGGAGGGCCCGCGGAGGCTCTCACTACCGCTCCCCGTCCCACAGGCACGTGGATGACATCAGGATTCCCCACTACGAAGCGGAAGGAACCATCAAGGACCTGATCCAGGCACCCGGAAGGACTTCCCCTCTCGCAGTCATCGACTTCGAGGGAAAGAAGAGCTACCAGCTCGCAGTAGAGGGTACCAGGGTAGGTCAGAAGATCTCCCTCGGCGGAGACGTTGTACAGGCAGGAAACATCCTGGCCCTCGCCAACATCCCCGAAGGAACTCTCGTCCACAACGTCGAGGGACAGCCCGGAGACGGAGGAAAATTCGTCAAGACCGCAGGAACTTCCGCTCTCGTCGTGAGCAGGGGTAAGGTCGTAGTCCTTACCATGCCCTCCGGTGAGCTCAAGGAGTTCAATCCCAACTGCCGCGCCGTCATCGGTGTCGTCGCAGGAGGAGGAAGGATCGACAAGCCCCTCGGAAAGGCAGGAAAGAACTACCTGACCCTGAGGTCCAGGTCCGTCGCAAACAAGAAGACCAAGGGAGTTGCAATGAACGCAGTCGACCACCCCAATGGAGGAGGAAGCCACCCGCACGTCGGTGGACCCAACTGCCATGGAAGGAACGCACCTCCGGGACAGAAAGCCGGATTCATTGCGCCTAAGAAGAAAGTTAAGAGGAAGTGA
- a CDS encoding ribosomal protein S19P Rps19p, whose translation MAKKIMGSAKASRRKSRKKASAIQARRKKEFMFRGYNMEQLRAMPFDEVLELLPSRSRRTYLRGLNYEQQLVYDKLNADEFEGVIRTHRRDLPILPKFVGKTVAIYNGKEFVEVEIKPEMIGCFLGEFVMNRKEPAHSGPGVGATRSSKFMPLK comes from the coding sequence ATGGCAAAGAAAATTATGGGATCCGCAAAAGCTTCCAGGAGAAAATCCAGGAAGAAGGCATCCGCAATCCAGGCTAGGAGGAAGAAGGAGTTCATGTTCCGTGGATACAACATGGAACAGCTCCGTGCTATGCCTTTCGACGAAGTCCTCGAGCTCCTGCCCTCCAGGTCCAGGAGGACCTACCTCCGCGGACTGAACTACGAGCAGCAGCTCGTCTACGACAAACTGAACGCTGACGAATTCGAGGGAGTCATCAGGACCCACCGCAGGGACCTCCCCATCCTCCCCAAGTTCGTCGGAAAGACTGTGGCGATCTACAACGGAAAGGAATTCGTCGAGGTCGAGATCAAACCCGAGATGATCGGATGTTTCCTCGGCGAGTTCGTCATGAACAGGAAAGAACCCGCTCACTCCGGACCCGGAGTCGGTGCTACCAGGTCTTCGAAGTTCATGCCGCTTAAGTGA
- a CDS encoding ribosomal protein L22P Rpl22p, with the protein MAINKGYTTVSDPDTSAKALTKEQPISPKFAREVACAVKGMTVPQAQAFLESVIAKETPVKLRRYNKRVSHKQGVGPGRYPVKVSKAILATLNSAVANADYKGLDSASMVITTITTSRGQVIPGHMPRAQGRATEWNQDTVNIEIIISEVE; encoded by the coding sequence ATGGCTATCAACAAAGGTTACACCACTGTTTCTGACCCCGACACCTCTGCCAAGGCACTGACCAAGGAGCAGCCCATCTCCCCCAAGTTCGCACGCGAAGTCGCATGCGCAGTCAAGGGAATGACTGTCCCCCAGGCCCAGGCCTTCCTTGAGAGCGTCATCGCAAAAGAGACCCCTGTCAAGCTCAGGAGGTACAACAAGCGCGTCTCCCACAAACAGGGAGTCGGCCCCGGAAGGTACCCCGTCAAAGTCTCCAAGGCCATCCTTGCCACCCTCAACAGTGCGGTGGCAAACGCTGACTACAAGGGACTCGACTCCGCGAGCATGGTGATCACCACCATCACCACCTCCAGGGGACAGGTCATTCCCGGTCACATGCCCAGGGCACAGGGACGTGCCACTGAGTGGAACCAGGACACCGTAAACATCGAAATCATCATCTCGGAGGTTGAGTGA
- a CDS encoding ribosomal protein S3P Rps3p, whose protein sequence is MASERKFVAENVRRVLLKEYLMKEVSRAGFGGLEVQRTPLGTRVLLTTERPGLVIGRRGQTIKNLTTVIEERFGFENPQIEVQEVKDVSLNAQIMAEKLAFSLERGWHFRRAGHATLRRVMDAGARGCYIILAGKLSGQRHRTEKFKEGSIKYCGDPKIQFVKHGFAVATLKMGVIGVTVEIMEGESKLPAEIKVVGKDVAAEKFPDLFKVEAASQVKEE, encoded by the coding sequence ATGGCATCGGAGAGAAAATTCGTTGCAGAGAACGTCCGCAGGGTCCTGCTCAAGGAGTACCTCATGAAAGAGGTCTCCCGCGCTGGATTCGGAGGACTCGAGGTCCAGAGGACTCCTCTCGGAACCCGCGTACTCCTGACCACCGAGAGGCCCGGACTCGTCATCGGACGCCGCGGTCAGACCATCAAAAACCTGACCACCGTCATCGAGGAGCGCTTCGGCTTCGAGAACCCCCAGATCGAGGTTCAGGAAGTCAAGGATGTCTCCCTGAACGCACAGATCATGGCTGAGAAGCTCGCCTTCTCCCTCGAGAGGGGCTGGCACTTCCGCAGGGCCGGACACGCAACCCTCAGGAGGGTTATGGACGCCGGTGCCCGCGGATGCTACATCATCCTCGCCGGAAAGCTGAGCGGACAGAGGCACAGGACCGAGAAGTTCAAAGAGGGATCCATCAAATACTGTGGAGACCCCAAGATCCAGTTCGTCAAGCACGGATTCGCCGTAGCCACCCTCAAGATGGGTGTCATCGGTGTCACCGTCGAGATCATGGAAGGCGAATCCAAGCTGCCCGCCGAGATCAAGGTTGTCGGCAAGGACGTCGCCGCTGAGAAGTTCCCCGACCTCTTCAAGGTCGAGGCAGCTTCCCAGGTCAAGGAGGAGTGA
- a CDS encoding ribosomal protein L29P Rpl29p, protein MAALKIADIRNMSAEERNEKLKELRNELMHERGVSAMGGAPSSPGIIRSIRTSIARILTVQKEEEKL, encoded by the coding sequence ATGGCAGCACTGAAAATCGCTGACATCAGGAACATGTCCGCCGAGGAGCGCAACGAGAAGCTCAAAGAGCTTCGCAACGAGCTCATGCACGAGAGGGGAGTCTCCGCAATGGGAGGCGCTCCCTCGAGCCCCGGCATCATCCGCTCCATCAGGACCAGCATCGCCCGCATTCTGACCGTACAGAAGGAGGAGGAGAAGCTCTGA
- a CDS encoding translation initiation factor aSUI1, translating to MSEICPKCGLPKELCMCEEIAREQQSVRISIDSRRYGKTVTVIDGIDGNDIDIADLAKTLKSRCAAGGTCKDGRIELQGDHKKKVKAVLEEIGFRTEVR from the coding sequence ATGTCTGAGATCTGCCCTAAATGCGGCCTGCCGAAAGAACTGTGCATGTGCGAGGAGATCGCACGTGAGCAGCAGAGCGTTAGGATCTCTATCGACAGCCGCAGATACGGAAAGACCGTAACCGTCATCGATGGTATCGACGGGAACGACATCGACATCGCTGACCTCGCAAAGACTCTCAAGAGCAGATGCGCGGCCGGCGGTACCTGCAAGGATGGACGCATCGAACTCCAGGGCGATCACAAGAAAAAAGTGAAAGCCGTCCTGGAAGAGATCGGATTCCGTACCGAAGTAAGGTAA
- a CDS encoding ribonuclease P subunit P29, translating into MNKSDIMRSELIGLDVLVLSAPFSGISGRVVDETKNTFTIESAGTERMVPKSGNEFRFTYHNEQIDIEGSKILHRPENRMKKVR; encoded by the coding sequence ATGAACAAGAGCGATATCATGAGATCTGAACTCATAGGCCTCGACGTGCTTGTGCTGTCAGCGCCGTTCTCCGGAATCTCCGGCAGAGTGGTCGACGAAACCAAGAACACGTTCACCATAGAATCGGCCGGAACTGAGAGAATGGTCCCTAAGTCGGGGAATGAGTTCAGGTTCACGTATCACAATGAGCAGATAGACATTGAAGGAAGCAAGATCCTTCACCGACCTGAGAACAGAATGAAAAAGGTTAGGTGA
- a CDS encoding ribosomal protein S17P Rps17p, which translates to MTANVRNIGIEVAAPEGECSDPNCPFHGTLSVRGQIIDGVVDAVKMNKTVIVKRDYLQFVNKYERYQKRSARYAAHAAPCLNLKVGDSVKIMECRPLSKTVAFVVIEKKE; encoded by the coding sequence ATGACAGCAAACGTTAGAAACATCGGAATCGAGGTTGCCGCTCCCGAGGGCGAGTGCAGCGACCCCAACTGCCCCTTCCACGGAACCCTTTCCGTCAGGGGACAGATCATCGACGGAGTCGTAGACGCAGTCAAGATGAACAAGACCGTCATCGTCAAACGCGACTACCTCCAGTTTGTGAACAAATACGAAAGGTACCAGAAGAGGTCCGCCAGGTATGCAGCACACGCCGCACCCTGCCTCAACCTCAAGGTTGGCGACTCCGTGAAGATCATGGAGTGCAGGCCCCTCTCCAAGACCGTTGCCTTCGTGGTCATCGAGAAGAAGGAGTGA
- a CDS encoding ribosomal protein L14e Rpl14e, whose product MKGIAGTQTRGLQQQSELTVIDNTGAKVIEIITVPGYHGVARRSPKAAVGDMVIASVKKGTPAMRRQIVFAVIVRQRRPFRRPDGTMVFFEDNAAVIVTDTGETKGTDIKGPVAREAADRWPRIAATASTIV is encoded by the coding sequence ATGAAGGGAATCGCAGGAACTCAGACCCGCGGACTCCAGCAGCAGTCCGAGCTCACCGTCATCGACAACACCGGTGCCAAGGTGATCGAGATCATCACCGTCCCCGGTTACCACGGAGTAGCAAGGAGGAGCCCCAAGGCAGCAGTCGGTGACATGGTCATCGCCTCTGTCAAGAAGGGAACCCCCGCCATGAGGAGGCAGATCGTCTTCGCAGTCATCGTCCGCCAGAGGAGGCCCTTCAGGCGCCCCGACGGAACCATGGTGTTCTTCGAGGACAACGCCGCAGTCATCGTGACTGACACCGGAGAGACCAAGGGTACCGACATCAAAGGCCCTGTTGCAAGGGAAGCAGCCGACAGGTGGCCCAGGATTGCCGCCACCGCCAGCACTATTGTTTGA
- a CDS encoding ribosomal protein L24P Rpl24p, producing the protein MVSSKARVQRKAQANASAHVKRKMLSAHLSKELAEKYGKRTARVCAGDTVAVLRGEENIRGTEGKVIEVFTKTGRVSIDGVTIKQADGTAVARPIHASNLVITKLNLEDPLRAEALGKKKEAAE; encoded by the coding sequence ATGGTAAGCAGCAAAGCAAGGGTACAGAGGAAAGCTCAGGCTAACGCCTCTGCCCACGTAAAGAGAAAGATGCTCTCCGCACACCTCAGCAAGGAACTTGCAGAGAAATACGGAAAGCGCACCGCCAGGGTCTGCGCAGGCGACACCGTCGCCGTCCTCCGCGGTGAAGAGAACATCCGCGGAACCGAAGGCAAGGTCATCGAGGTCTTCACCAAGACCGGCCGTGTCTCCATCGACGGAGTAACCATCAAACAGGCAGACGGAACTGCCGTGGCGCGCCCCATCCACGCGTCGAACCTCGTGATCACCAAACTGAATCTCGAGGATCCCCTCAGGGCTGAAGCCCTCGGAAAGAAGAAGGAGGCTGCAGAATGA
- a CDS encoding ribosomal protein S4e Rps4e, translating to MSDHMKRLAMPKTWPIPKKVHLWATKQSAGAHSVDSSMPAAMILRDILKVCDTAKEAKKIIAARDLIVNGKAIKDAKAPVGLMDVVSLPKSGANYRVLLTSKGKLTLVPINADEARWILCRIENKTKVAGGKIQLNLSGGRNILVDENKYSTGDSVKLCLENNKIVADYPLAENAVVLVISGRHIGAIETVDKYTVVNRPTENTITFKDNTETVKKNVFVIGSGKSELPEVSE from the coding sequence ATGAGCGACCACATGAAGAGACTTGCCATGCCCAAGACATGGCCTATCCCTAAGAAGGTCCACCTGTGGGCAACCAAACAGAGCGCAGGAGCACACTCCGTCGACTCTTCCATGCCCGCAGCTATGATCCTCAGGGACATACTGAAAGTCTGTGACACCGCCAAAGAAGCAAAGAAGATCATTGCCGCCCGTGACCTCATCGTCAACGGAAAGGCAATCAAAGACGCCAAGGCACCCGTCGGACTGATGGATGTCGTCTCCCTCCCCAAGAGCGGAGCCAACTACCGTGTCCTTCTGACCAGCAAGGGAAAGCTGACCCTCGTCCCCATCAACGCGGACGAGGCCAGGTGGATTCTCTGCAGGATCGAGAACAAGACCAAGGTAGCAGGCGGAAAGATTCAGCTCAACCTGTCCGGCGGAAGGAACATCCTCGTCGACGAGAACAAGTACAGCACCGGTGACAGCGTGAAGCTCTGCCTCGAGAACAACAAGATTGTCGCAGACTACCCCCTCGCCGAGAACGCAGTCGTGCTCGTCATCTCCGGACGCCACATCGGCGCCATCGAGACCGTCGACAAGTACACCGTCGTCAACAGGCCCACCGAGAACACCATCACCTTCAAGGACAACACCGAGACCGTGAAGAAGAACGTCTTCGTCATCGGCAGCGGCAAGTCTGAGCTCCCGGAGGTCTCTGAATGA
- a CDS encoding ribosomal protein L5P Rpl5p, with protein MSENPMRALRVEKVTVNIGVGEAGEKLVKAQKVLEMVTNQKSVQTVSKTVNRDLGIRVGMPLGCKVTLRGEEAENFLRKALSIRENKVYVYSFDKEGNMSFGISDYTDFEGMKYDPEIGIFGMDVNVVIRRVGGCRVERRALLSRRIPKEHRVQRDEAIQFVKDKFSVEVVE; from the coding sequence ATGAGCGAGAACCCCATGAGGGCACTCCGTGTCGAGAAGGTCACCGTCAATATCGGTGTCGGCGAGGCAGGAGAGAAGCTCGTAAAGGCACAGAAGGTCCTTGAGATGGTCACCAACCAGAAATCTGTCCAGACCGTCTCCAAGACCGTCAACAGGGATCTCGGAATCCGTGTCGGAATGCCCCTCGGATGCAAGGTCACCCTCCGCGGAGAGGAGGCCGAGAACTTCCTCAGGAAGGCACTCAGCATCAGGGAGAACAAGGTCTATGTCTACTCCTTCGACAAGGAGGGTAACATGTCCTTCGGTATCTCCGATTACACCGACTTCGAAGGTATGAAATACGACCCTGAAATCGGTATCTTCGGAATGGACGTCAACGTCGTCATCCGCAGGGTTGGCGGCTGCCGTGTCGAGAGGAGGGCCCTCCTCAGCAGGAGGATCCCCAAGGAGCACCGCGTCCAGAGGGACGAAGCAATCCAGTTCGTGAAAGACAAATTCAGCGTAGAGGTGGTTGAGTGA
- a CDS encoding ribosomal protein S8P Rps8p, producing the protein MQSDPLNDAMCVIKNASLNGKAECEIAPSSKLIGRVLKVMQDYGYINQFEYIEDGKAGKFRVLLKGAINDCGVIKPRYSVKVTDIEKYEARYLPAQDFGVLIFTTTDGVVAQARAKELGIGGKLLAYVY; encoded by the coding sequence ATGCAGAGCGATCCACTTAACGACGCAATGTGCGTGATCAAAAACGCTTCCCTCAACGGAAAGGCGGAATGCGAAATCGCACCCTCGTCCAAACTTATCGGCCGTGTGCTCAAAGTAATGCAGGACTACGGATACATCAACCAGTTCGAGTACATCGAGGATGGAAAAGCTGGAAAATTCCGCGTCCTTCTCAAAGGAGCAATCAACGACTGCGGCGTCATCAAGCCCAGGTACTCCGTTAAGGTCACTGACATCGAGAAATACGAGGCTAGGTACCTTCCTGCCCAGGATTTCGGTGTACTGATCTTCACCACTACCGACGGTGTCGTCGCACAGGCCCGTGCCAAAGAACTTGGCATCGGCGGAAAACTACTTGCCTACGTGTACTGA
- a CDS encoding ribosomal protein L6P Rpl6p gives MTFAGIIESRIAIPDGVTVTMDGNTFKVKGPKGELSRNFSHPRVNVVVADGEVVVSCEYPRIKDKAMVGTFHAHVRNMIRGVTEGYTYQLKIVFNHFPLKVAVNKKEKRVEVNNYMGGHATRYANIIGDVDVKIAGSDVTVTGINIEDVGQTAANIERSTMRGGFDKRVFEDGIYIVHKSHKVKE, from the coding sequence ATGACATTTGCAGGGATAATCGAAAGCCGCATCGCCATACCCGATGGGGTCACCGTCACTATGGACGGGAACACCTTCAAGGTCAAAGGGCCTAAAGGTGAATTGAGCAGAAACTTCTCGCACCCCCGCGTGAATGTAGTCGTCGCTGACGGCGAGGTAGTCGTCAGCTGCGAATACCCGAGAATCAAAGACAAAGCCATGGTTGGTACCTTCCACGCTCATGTGAGGAACATGATCAGGGGAGTCACCGAGGGCTACACCTACCAGTTGAAGATCGTCTTCAACCACTTCCCCCTTAAGGTTGCAGTCAACAAGAAGGAGAAGAGGGTCGAGGTCAACAACTACATGGGAGGCCACGCCACCCGTTACGCCAACATCATCGGAGACGTCGACGTCAAGATCGCCGGATCCGATGTCACTGTCACCGGTATCAACATAGAGGATGTCGGACAGACCGCGGCCAACATCGAGCGCTCCACTATGAGGGGCGGATTCGATAAGAGGGTATTCGAGGATGGAATTTACATCGTCCACAAATCTCACAAGGTGAAAGAATGA
- a CDS encoding ribosomal protein L32e Rpl32e, protein MSVKEFKDLPGFKDANVAELESIGITSVEQLKDAVNDEEKSKQIIKTLSGVGPKTVENWKDAFDSKEAAKAAKTDAPKAEVVEAGAYTVEPKPELSEEQIDALAKRAVISGNRPAFKRQEWFRYQKLGEAWRKPRGIHSKMRRGMKRRPPMVEIGYGGPALVRGLHPSGFEEVMVYNIDGLENIDPKTQAARIGGTVGVKKRIAIENRAKELGIRVLNKMPTTDKRRA, encoded by the coding sequence ATGAGCGTTAAAGAGTTCAAGGACCTTCCCGGCTTCAAGGATGCCAACGTCGCAGAGCTTGAATCCATCGGAATCACCTCTGTCGAGCAGCTGAAGGACGCTGTAAACGACGAGGAGAAGTCCAAGCAGATCATCAAGACTCTCTCCGGTGTCGGACCCAAGACCGTAGAGAACTGGAAGGATGCATTCGACTCCAAGGAGGCCGCCAAGGCAGCCAAGACCGATGCACCCAAGGCTGAGGTCGTAGAGGCCGGCGCATACACCGTCGAGCCCAAACCCGAGCTCAGCGAAGAGCAGATCGATGCACTCGCCAAGAGGGCTGTCATTTCCGGCAACCGTCCCGCCTTCAAGAGGCAGGAGTGGTTCAGGTACCAGAAGCTCGGCGAGGCATGGAGGAAGCCCAGGGGAATCCACTCCAAGATGAGGAGGGGAATGAAGAGGAGGCCCCCGATGGTCGAGATCGGATACGGCGGACCCGCCCTTGTTAGGGGACTCCACCCGTCCGGATTCGAGGAAGTCATGGTCTACAACATCGACGGACTCGAGAACATCGACCCCAAGACCCAGGCAGCCCGTATCGGCGGAACTGTCGGAGTCAAGAAGAGAATCGCTATCGAGAACAGGGCAAAGGAGCTCGGAATCCGTGTGCTCAACAAGATGCCTACCACTGACAAGAGGAGGGCCTGA
- a CDS encoding ribosomal protein L19e Rpl19e, which yields MSDLKNQRRLAAEILKCGENRVWIDPTKEDEVQDCITRGDIRNAIESGMIKAKPKAGTSKGRIRYAAKQKASGKRKGPGSRKGTANARVPSKRAWIATIRPIRDELKQLRESGKISPSVYRLYYRKAKGGVYTSRRNLKQHMIADGNLKEEEI from the coding sequence ATGTCCGACCTTAAGAACCAGAGGAGGCTTGCAGCCGAGATCCTTAAGTGCGGTGAGAACAGGGTCTGGATCGACCCCACCAAAGAGGATGAGGTCCAGGACTGCATCACCCGCGGAGACATCCGCAACGCCATCGAGTCTGGCATGATCAAGGCCAAACCCAAGGCGGGCACGTCCAAAGGTAGGATAAGATACGCAGCCAAACAGAAAGCCAGCGGTAAGCGCAAGGGACCTGGAAGCAGGAAAGGAACAGCAAACGCACGCGTTCCGTCCAAGCGCGCATGGATCGCAACCATCAGGCCTATTCGTGACGAGCTCAAGCAGCTCCGCGAGTCCGGCAAGATCTCGCCCTCCGTGTACAGGCTGTACTACAGGAAGGCCAAGGGAGGAGTCTACACTTCCCGCAGGAACCTGAAGCAGCACATGATCGCCGATGGCAACCTGAAAGAGGAGGAGATCTGA
- a CDS encoding ribosomal protein L18P Rpl18p yields the protein MATGPRYKVAFRRRRESRTNYYTRKKLLASHETRAVVRRSNKNITVQFVDFTMNGDVVVAAADTKEFAKMGWEHSCSSVPAAYLVGYAAGLRAKKEEIEYAVLDLGMQNPQHGGVLFAVAKGMIDAGLEVPCSEDVLPDEDRINGKHIDDKIEADISSMKQKLEAE from the coding sequence ATGGCTACAGGACCTAGATACAAAGTTGCGTTCCGCAGAAGAAGAGAAAGCCGCACTAACTACTACACCAGGAAGAAGCTCCTTGCGAGCCACGAGACCAGGGCAGTCGTTAGAAGGTCCAACAAGAACATCACCGTCCAGTTCGTGGACTTCACCATGAACGGAGACGTTGTCGTCGCAGCAGCTGACACCAAGGAATTCGCCAAGATGGGCTGGGAGCACTCCTGCTCCTCCGTCCCCGCGGCATACCTTGTCGGCTATGCGGCTGGCCTCAGGGCCAAGAAGGAAGAGATCGAGTACGCAGTGCTCGACCTCGGTATGCAGAACCCCCAGCACGGCGGAGTCCTCTTCGCTGTCGCCAAGGGAATGATCGATGCCGGACTGGAGGTCCCCTGCAGCGAGGACGTGCTCCCCGATGAGGACAGGATCAACGGAAAACACATCGACGACAAGATCGAGGCTGACATTAGCAGCATGAAACAGAAACTGGAGGCTGAGTGA